CCCGCGCGGTCCGCTGAGCGTGGTGTTCCGGCCGCTGCGGTCGGCGCCCGCCGTCGCGGATTGGCTGGTCTGTTGAGCGCCGGTGCGGCGGTGGCGCCGCTGGACCGGATCGGCGCCGCGCTGTGGTGGCGGGACAACGCCAGCTCGGCGCCGGAAGCCGCGATGCGCAAGGCGGTGGAGCTGCTGTCGGGCCCGGACGGCGAACTGCGCGTGCTGGCAAGGCACATCGCGGCGCTGGCCGCCGTCGAGCAGGGACGGGTGCGGCAGGCGCACCGGCACGCCCGGCTCGGGCTCGCCGCGGCGCGCCGTGCGGAACGGTGGCAGCTGGCCGCCCAGCTGCAGCTCACGCTGGCGTGGATCGAGATGGAGCGAGGTGATGTCGACGCCAGTTGGGCGAACCTGGTCGCGGCCGAACCTCGGCTGCCCGCCGCCGAGCAGGGCAGAGCCGCCTGCCTGCGCGGGTTGCTGCACTGCCAGGGCGATCAGCACCAGCAGGCGCGCGTCGAGCTGACCCGGGCGTTGCGCAGCCTGCGGGCCGACGACGATCGGCGCTGGACGGCCAACGCGCTGATGGGGCGCGGGCTGGCCAACCTGTACTCGAACCGGTTGGTGGCGGCGGAGAACGATCTGTCCGCCGCGGAGCGGGTCTTCGCGGCGGGTGGGCAGCCGGCGCGGGCCGCGGGATGTCGGCACAACCGGGGCTGCGTCGCGTTCCGCGCCGGTGACCTGCCGCGTGCGCTCCGGTTGTTCGAGGAAGCGGTCGCGGCGGGCCTGGACGTGCGATCGAGCCCGGAGGCACTGGTCGACCGGGCGGAAGCGCTGGCCGCAGCCGGGCTGGCCACCGACGCGAGAGCGGTGATGGAGCAGGCAGCGGAGCGGTTGGCCGCCTGCGGACGGGCCGGGCGGCTCGCGGACACCAGGCTGGCGCTTGCCGGCTGCGCGCTGCGTGCCGACGACCTGCCCGCCGCAGTGCAGGCGGCGAACAGCGCGCGGCGCTTGTTCCGCGCGCAGCGCCGTCCCGCTCTGGCTGCGGTGGCGACTGCCGTCGCGTGGCAGGCGAAGCTGCGCGCAGGCCAGTGCTCGCGGTACGCCCTGTCGGCGGCGCGGCGAGCGGCTGCGGCGTGCGCGGACTCCGGCTCGATCGGCACGGCCGCAGAACTCCGGCTCACTGCGGGCAGATGTGCGGCTGGGGCCGGAATGCGCACGGCGTCCCGGAAGCTCTTCGCCATGTGCGCGCCGCTGCGCGAAGCCGCGTCGGCGCCTCCGCAGCACCGGGCGTTGGGCTGGTTGGCCGAAGCGCTGCTGGCCGAGCAGGACGACGACCTGGAGCGGTTGTTCGAGGCGTGCCAGGGCGGATTGCGCGCCGTGGACAGCCAGCTCTCCGACATGGTGGCGTTCGAGCTGCGGGCGCACACCGCGGGACTGGCGGCCGAGCTCGGCGATCTCGCGGTCGGTGCCGCGCTGCGCACCGGGGACCCCGAGCTGGTGCTGAACTGGACGGAGCGGTCCCGGGCCAGCGCCCTACACCGCAGAGCCCTGCGTCCGCCGGTGGATTCGAAGCTGAACTCGGCCCTGGTGCGGTTGCGCTCGGCGGTGCGGGAGACCCGGAGCACGCGCGGCCCGCTGCGGGTCGTCGCGGGATTGGAGGAGCAAGTCCGGCACCGCGCGATGCTGGTGGAGGGCCGGACCAGCGGGCTTCCGGGGCCGTGCGGACTGGGCGAGGTGAGCGGTGTGCTCGGCGAATCCGCTCTGCTGAGCCTGTGCTCGCACCGCGGCCGGTTGTTCGCGGTGTCCATTGTGGAAGGAGAGGTTCGGCTGCACGTGCTCGGT
This portion of the Saccharopolyspora antimicrobica genome encodes:
- a CDS encoding CHAT domain-containing protein, which codes for MSAGAAVAPLDRIGAALWWRDNASSAPEAAMRKAVELLSGPDGELRVLARHIAALAAVEQGRVRQAHRHARLGLAAARRAERWQLAAQLQLTLAWIEMERGDVDASWANLVAAEPRLPAAEQGRAACLRGLLHCQGDQHQQARVELTRALRSLRADDDRRWTANALMGRGLANLYSNRLVAAENDLSAAERVFAAGGQPARAAGCRHNRGCVAFRAGDLPRALRLFEEAVAAGLDVRSSPEALVDRAEALAAAGLATDARAVMEQAAERLAACGRAGRLADTRLALAGCALRADDLPAAVQAANSARRLFRAQRRPALAAVATAVAWQAKLRAGQCSRYALSAARRAAAACADSGSIGTAAELRLTAGRCAAGAGMRTASRKLFAMCAPLREAASAPPQHRALGWLAEALLAEQDDDLERLFEACQGGLRAVDSQLSDMVAFELRAHTAGLAAELGDLAVGAALRTGDPELVLNWTERSRASALHRRALRPPVDSKLNSALVRLRSAVRETRSTRGPLRVVAGLEEQVRHRAMLVEGRTSGLPGPCGLGEVSGVLGESALLSLCSHRGRLFAVSIVEGEVRLHVLGPEGSAHTQAARLRHLLSRQAAGTAPRAAPMFEHGARQAAEELQAQLLDPLLPVLGRKRPLVVIPTGRLHVLPWAALPACRGRSVTVAPSVRCWLRSALDARAADPAGTAVWIAGPGLDHAEREVRALHGAAGGRLLTGAVATTERVLSTVDGAAVVHIAAHGRFRDDQPLLSCLDLADGPLYAYDLDRLHRGPATVVLSACDVGRSAVGRGDQLSGLATTLLGRGTATVIASVVPVPDERTVDVMTSLHRSLSSGVAPAEALAAAQAEHGESGFVCLGYGGDR